A stretch of DNA from Meiothermus cerbereus DSM 11376:
GGGCGCATCAGAGCGCTCTTCACAACAATTGAGCCGCTCAAAACTCGATTGCTTTGTCCTGCACAGCACAGTTGCCTCCCGGATGGGAGGCAACGTCTGTGAAGGGTGCGATAGAGCTTCTGCCGATAAACTATAGGCAAGCAAAGTGAGGCCCGTTATGAGCGAACCCATCTGGTTTCCATCCGACGCGTACAAGCACGGCAGCCATATTGAAGCCCTGCTCAAGCACCTGAACCTGGGTAGCTATGAAGCGCTTTATGACTTTAGCATCCAGCAGCCCGAGGCTTTTTGGGAAGCCACCCTGAAGCTTTTGGGCATTGAGTGGTTTAGCCCTTATCGGCAGATGCTGGACATCGCCCAGGGGCCGCAGTGGCCCCGCTGGTTTGTGGGGGGGCAGCTCAATTTAGCCCACAACGCCCTGCACCATGCCAGAACCCGGCCAGCCGACCCTGCCCTTCTGTGGGAAGGTGAGGACGGGGCAGTGGTACGGCTAAGCTATGGCGAGCTCGAGGCCGCCGTGGCCCAGGCTGCCCATGCGCTTAAGTCGTTGGGGTTGCAGAAAGGCGACCGGGTGGGCCTTTTTTTGCCCATGCTGCCCGAGACCGCCATTAGCGCTTTGGCGGTGGCCCAGGTCGGGGCAATTATCGTTCCCATCTTCTCGGGCTACGCCGCCGAGGCCGCCGCTACCCGGCTGCAGGATGCCGAGGCCAGACTGCTCATCACCGCCGATGGCTTTTATCGCCGGGGTGGTCGGGTGGGCCTGCTGGACAACGCCCGCAGCGCAGCCGCCCTATCGCCCAGCGTAGAGAAGCTCCTGGTGGTGCGCCGCTTTGGGGACGTGGCCCTGGCCCAAAACGAGCTGGCCTGGGATCAGATCGTTTTAGCCCAGCCTACAGCCGCACCTTACGAGCCTATGGACAGCATGGATCCCTTCATGCTGATCTACACCTCCGGCACCACCGGCAAACCCAAGGGCACCGTGCACTACCACGCCGGCTTTCCCATTAAAGCCGCACAGGATATGGCCCACCTGTTTGATCTGCGCCCACACGAAACCTTGTTCTGGTTTACCGATATGGGCTGGATGATGGGGCCCTGGGCGATTCTGGGCAGCCTGACCATTGGCGGTACGGTGCTGCTCTATGAAGGGGCCCCCGACTACCCCGATGCAGGCCGGCTGTGGGCCATCTGCGAGCGGCACCGGGTTACCCACCTGGGCCTCTCCCCTACCCTGGTGCGGGCTTTGATGCCCCTGGGGGACGAATTTGTTCGCAGGCACGACCTATCCAGCCTGCGTATGCTGGGCTCCACCGGCGAGCCGTGGAACCTGGAGCCCTATCTCTGGTTCTTCAAAACTGTGGGGCAGGGCCGTATCCCCATCATCAACTACTCGGGCGGCACCGAGATCGGCGGCGGCATCCTGGGCTGTACGGCCTGGCGGCCCATCAAGCCCATGGGCTTCAACACCGCCGTACCGGGCATGCACGCCGAGGTACTCGACAGCACGGGCCAGCCGGTACGGGACGAGGTGGGTGAGCTGGCCGTGCTGGCCCCCTGGCCGGGCCAGACCAAAGGTTTCTGGAAAGCCCCCGAGCGCTACCTGGAGGCCTACTGGAGCCGCTTCGAAAACATCTGGGTACACGGCGACTGGGCCATTTTGGATCGGGAAGGCCACTGGGTCATCCAGGGCCGCAGCGACGACACCCTCAAGATTGCCGGCAAACGGGTAGGGCCTGCCGAGTACGAAAGCGCCGCGGTGGAGCACCCCGCCGTAAAAGAAGCCGCGGCCATCGGCATTCCCCACCCGGTAAAGGGCGAGGCCGCAGTGGTGTTTGTGGTCTTGCGAAGCGGGCAGGCCCCCAGCCCCGAGCTCGAGCAAGCCATCGCTGAGACCATCGCACACCGCCTGGGCAAGGCCCTCAAACCCGAACGCATACTGTTCGTGCCCGACCTGCCCAAAACCCGCAACGCCAAGGTGATGCGCCGGGTGATCCGCGCGGCTTTTCTGGGCCAGAACCCTGGCGACTTATCGGCCCTCGAGAACCCCCAGGCGGTAGAGGC
This window harbors:
- a CDS encoding AMP-binding protein, which gives rise to MSEPIWFPSDAYKHGSHIEALLKHLNLGSYEALYDFSIQQPEAFWEATLKLLGIEWFSPYRQMLDIAQGPQWPRWFVGGQLNLAHNALHHARTRPADPALLWEGEDGAVVRLSYGELEAAVAQAAHALKSLGLQKGDRVGLFLPMLPETAISALAVAQVGAIIVPIFSGYAAEAAATRLQDAEARLLITADGFYRRGGRVGLLDNARSAAALSPSVEKLLVVRRFGDVALAQNELAWDQIVLAQPTAAPYEPMDSMDPFMLIYTSGTTGKPKGTVHYHAGFPIKAAQDMAHLFDLRPHETLFWFTDMGWMMGPWAILGSLTIGGTVLLYEGAPDYPDAGRLWAICERHRVTHLGLSPTLVRALMPLGDEFVRRHDLSSLRMLGSTGEPWNLEPYLWFFKTVGQGRIPIINYSGGTEIGGGILGCTAWRPIKPMGFNTAVPGMHAEVLDSTGQPVRDEVGELAVLAPWPGQTKGFWKAPERYLEAYWSRFENIWVHGDWAILDREGHWVIQGRSDDTLKIAGKRVGPAEYESAAVEHPAVKEAAAIGIPHPVKGEAAVVFVVLRSGQAPSPELEQAIAETIAHRLGKALKPERILFVPDLPKTRNAKVMRRVIRAAFLGQNPGDLSALENPQAVEAIQQIAR